In Nicotiana tabacum cultivar K326 chromosome 17, ASM71507v2, whole genome shotgun sequence, one DNA window encodes the following:
- the LOC107776928 gene encoding uncharacterized protein LOC107776928 yields the protein MEYFQKAKSVRLRSHHEKFLLADPDQETVYQDRTGSSRSAKWTVEFPEGFDNVVRLKSCYGKYLTASDEQFLFGVTGQKVVQSLPNKLDSSVEWEPMKEEGSLVKLKTRYGNYLRANSGLPPWRNSVTHDIPHRHQDWILWEVDTVELLPAESPESISRSESVGDDLSSSFHLTTAKFSRTKSTVKSEGRLIYYHVADENGNANDSVEGPSFQFKGHGLEELTQKLEEETGLENIIVCSRNKFNGNLYPLRLALPPNNATMHVVVIPASSKVAKELMADVPTSKWSVVKTLS from the exons ATGGAATATTTCCAGAAAGCCAAATCCGTCAGGTTAAGGAGCCACCACGAGAAATTCTTATTAGCTGATCCTGATCAAGAAACCGTATACCAAGATCGCACTGGATCTTCAAGGAGTGCTAAATGGACTGTTGAATTCCCTGAAGGATTCGACAATGTTGTCCGATTAAAGAGTTGTTATGGCAAATACTTAACAGCCTCAGATGAACAATTTCTCTTTGGTGTAACGGGTCAAAAAGTTGTACAAAGTTTGCCTAATAAATTGGATTCATCAGTTGAGTGGGAACCAATGAAAGAAGAAGGTTCCCTTGTAAAGCTGAAAACTAGATATGGGAATTATTTAAGGGCAAATAGTGGATTACCACCTTGGAGAAATTCAGTTACACATGATATACCTCATAGGCATCAAGATTGGATCTTATGGGAAGTTGATACTGTTGAGTTATTGCCAGCTGAATCGCCTGAAAGCATTTCGAGATCAGAATCAGTGGGTGATGATTTGAGCTCATCTTTTCATCTTACCACTGCTAAATTTTCCAGGACTAAG TCCACAGTGAAGTCTGAAGGTCGGCTAATCTATTATCATGTGGCGGATGAAAATGGAAATGCGAATGATTCAGTGGAAGGGCCTTCTTTTCAGTTCAAAGGTCATGGATTAGAGGAACTGACTCAAAAGTTGGAGGAAGAAACAGGTCTGGAGAATATTATTGTTTGTTCGCGGAACAAATTTAATGGAAATTTATATCCTCTTCGTTTAGCATTACCTCCAAACAATGCAACTATGCATGTTGTTGTAATACCTGCATCGTCTAAAG TGGCAAAAGAACTGATGGCAGATGTTCCCACTTCCAAATGGTCGGTGGTGAAGACTCTATCGTGA
- the LOC107776935 gene encoding uncharacterized protein LOC107776935 codes for MEHLLEKAKIIRLKTHNGKYLIASKDEKSVRQSRDGSSVNALWSVEFVDNQHYLRLKSCYGKYLTASNVPFLPKVSRSRKVIQTLPKKLSSATEWEVEQDGSLYQIRLKTRYGHFLRPFGGIPPWRNLVTHDVPHRKKSTLWEIDIMETHLVHRRVQSAPNFPQLPKAFSCAFTEHV; via the exons ATGGAGCACTTGTTGGAGAAGGCAAAAATCATTCGTCTCAAAACTCACAATGGCAAATACCTAATAGCAAGCAAAGATGAGAAATCTGTACGCCAAAGTCGTGATGGCTCATCAGTAAATGCACTTTGGTCTGTGGAATTTGTTGATAACCAACATTACCTGCGCCTTAAAAGTTGTTATGGCAAGTACTTGACTGCTTCAAATGTTCCATTTCTTCCTAAG GTCAGTAGATCAAGAAAGGTCATTCAAACTCTGCCCAAAAAGTTGAGTTCCGCAACAGAATGGGAGGTTGAACAAGATGGATCGTTATATCAAATTCGCCTAAAGACGCGATATGGCCATTTCCTGAGACCCTTTGGAGGAATACCCCCATGGAGAAATCTTGTCACCCATGATGTTCCCCATAGGAAGAAATCTACTTTGTGGGAAATTGATATTATGGAGACTCATTTGGTTCATAGGAGGGTTCAATCTGCTCCAAATTTCCCCCAACTTCCTAAAGCATTCTCTTGTGCTTTTACTGAGCACGTATAA